One genomic segment of [Pasteurella] aerogenes includes these proteins:
- the crr gene encoding glucose-specific phosphotransferase enzyme IIA component — translation MGFFDRLFGSKDGKAVDVEIYAPLSGEIVNIEDVPDVVFSEKIVGDGVAIRPTGNTIVAPVDGVIGKIFETNHAFSMESKEGVELFVHFGIDTVELKGEGFTRVAQEGQAVKRGDVVIQFDLELLEAKAKSVLTPVVISNMDEISNIDKKTGEVLAGESVVLVLKK, via the coding sequence ATGGGTTTTTTTGATAGATTATTTGGTTCAAAAGACGGTAAGGCGGTGGATGTTGAGATTTATGCGCCACTTTCCGGTGAAATTGTAAATATTGAAGACGTACCAGATGTTGTTTTTTCAGAAAAAATTGTTGGTGACGGTGTCGCTATTCGTCCTACCGGCAATACCATTGTTGCGCCGGTTGATGGTGTCATTGGTAAAATTTTTGAAACCAATCATGCTTTTTCAATGGAATCAAAAGAAGGTGTTGAGCTTTTTGTACACTTCGGTATTGATACTGTTGAACTAAAAGGTGAAGGGTTTACACGTGTTGCTCAAGAAGGTCAGGCAGTTAAACGTGGTGATGTTGTTATCCAATTTGATTTGGAACTATTAGAAGCCAAAGCAAAATCTGTACTAACACCGGTTGTTATCTCCAATATGGATGAAATTAGTAATATCGATAAAAAAACTGGCGAGGTTCTTGCCGGCGAAAGTGTCGTATTAGTGTTGAAAAAATAA
- the aceE gene encoding pyruvate dehydrogenase E1 component, which translates to MSEILRNDVDPVETNDWLLAIDSLIREEGVERAQFIIEQLMQRARANSVSLPTGVTTDYINTISVDEEPNYPGNLDLERRIRSAIRWNANMMVLRASNKHLELGGHMASYQSSATIYEVCFNHIFKARTEKNGGDLVYFQGHISPGIYARAFLEGRLTQEQLDNFRQEVHGKGISSYPHPRLMPEFWQFPTVSMGLGPLSAIYQARFLKYLHNRGLKDTSEQTVYAFLGDGEMDEVESRGAIAFAAREQLDNLVFVINCNLQRLDGPVTGNGKIIQELEGTFNGAGWEVIKVIWGRPWDRLLQRDTSGKLLQLMMEVVDGDYQTFKSKDGAYVRKHFFGRYPETEALVADMTDDEIWALNRGGHDPVKVFAAFNKAKQVKGKPVVLLLKTIKGYGMGDAAEGKNIAHQVKKMSDSNVKQFRDRFSIPVADEDLEKLPYITFAEGSEEYKYLHERRQALSGYLPTRLPRFTQQLEVPALEDFAQLFEEQARPISTTMAFVRSLNVLLKNQSIGKHIVPILADEARTFGMEGLFRQIGIYNPHGQNYTPQDREQVAYYREAVDGQVLQEGINEQGATASWLAAATSYSTNDVPMIPFYVYYSMFGFQRVGDLMWAAGDQRARGFMIGGTSGRTTLNGEGLQHEDGHSHIQSLTIPSCVSYDPAFAYEVAVIMQDGVRRMYGPDQEDVFYYITTLNETYDQPAMPKGAEEGIRKGIYKFETVTGQGKGKVQLLGSGSILRHVREAAKILADEYGITSDVYSVTSFTELAREGAEVARWNLLHPTETPKVPYIAQVMNDAPAVASTDYMKLFAEQVRAYVPAQGYHVLGTDGFGRSDSRENLREHFEVDEHYVVVAALAELAQQGTVDKKVVAEAIAKYGIDADKVNPLHA; encoded by the coding sequence ATGTCAGAAATTTTAAGAAATGACGTAGATCCAGTCGAAACGAATGATTGGTTGTTGGCTATCGATTCATTAATCCGTGAAGAAGGTGTTGAGAGAGCTCAATTTATTATTGAGCAATTGATGCAACGCGCTCGTGCAAATTCCGTATCTTTGCCTACCGGAGTGACAACAGATTATATCAATACCATTTCTGTTGATGAAGAACCGAACTACCCGGGTAATTTGGATTTAGAGCGTCGCATTCGTAGTGCAATTCGTTGGAATGCTAACATGATGGTATTAAGAGCTTCTAACAAACACCTTGAGCTTGGTGGTCATATGGCATCATACCAATCTTCAGCGACTATCTATGAAGTTTGTTTCAACCATATTTTCAAAGCGCGCACCGAAAAGAACGGTGGTGATTTAGTTTATTTCCAAGGTCATATCTCTCCAGGAATTTATGCCCGTGCTTTCTTAGAAGGTCGTTTGACACAAGAACAATTAGATAATTTCCGTCAAGAAGTACATGGTAAAGGGATTTCTTCTTATCCTCACCCAAGATTGATGCCTGAATTCTGGCAGTTCCCAACTGTTTCTATGGGATTGGGACCGTTGAGTGCAATTTATCAAGCACGTTTCTTAAAATACTTACATAATCGTGGCTTAAAAGATACTTCTGAGCAAACCGTATATGCATTCTTAGGTGACGGTGAAATGGATGAGGTTGAATCACGTGGTGCGATCGCGTTTGCCGCACGTGAACAGCTAGATAACCTAGTATTTGTTATTAACTGTAACTTACAACGTCTAGACGGTCCAGTAACCGGTAATGGTAAAATTATCCAAGAATTAGAAGGTACCTTTAACGGAGCTGGTTGGGAAGTGATCAAAGTAATTTGGGGTCGTCCTTGGGATCGTTTATTGCAACGTGATACTTCTGGTAAATTATTACAATTAATGATGGAAGTTGTGGATGGTGACTACCAAACATTTAAATCAAAAGATGGTGCTTATGTTCGTAAACACTTCTTTGGTCGTTATCCTGAAACAGAAGCACTTGTTGCAGATATGACAGATGATGAAATCTGGGCATTAAACCGTGGCGGTCATGATCCTGTAAAAGTGTTTGCTGCTTTCAATAAAGCAAAACAAGTTAAAGGTAAACCGGTTGTACTTCTACTGAAAACCATTAAAGGTTATGGTATGGGTGATGCCGCTGAAGGTAAAAATATCGCTCACCAAGTGAAAAAAATGAGCGATTCTAACGTGAAACAATTCCGCGATCGTTTCAGTATTCCTGTTGCTGATGAAGATTTGGAAAAACTTCCGTATATTACTTTTGCTGAAGGTTCCGAAGAATATAAATATTTACATGAACGTCGCCAAGCGTTAAGCGGTTACTTGCCAACTCGCTTACCACGTTTCACACAACAACTTGAAGTGCCTGCACTAGAAGATTTTGCACAATTGTTCGAAGAACAAGCGCGTCCGATTTCTACTACAATGGCATTTGTACGTTCACTTAACGTATTATTGAAAAATCAATCTATCGGTAAACATATAGTTCCAATTTTAGCGGATGAAGCACGTACCTTTGGTATGGAAGGATTATTCCGTCAAATCGGTATTTATAATCCGCACGGTCAAAATTATACTCCTCAAGATCGTGAGCAAGTGGCTTATTATCGTGAAGCGGTTGATGGCCAAGTATTGCAAGAAGGGATCAATGAACAAGGTGCCACTGCATCTTGGTTAGCTGCAGCAACCTCTTATTCAACCAATGATGTACCGATGATCCCATTCTATGTGTACTATTCAATGTTTGGTTTCCAACGTGTCGGCGATTTAATGTGGGCAGCAGGTGACCAACGTGCGCGTGGATTCATGATCGGTGGTACTTCAGGTCGTACAACCTTGAATGGTGAGGGTTTACAACATGAAGATGGTCATAGCCATATTCAATCATTGACTATTCCAAGCTGTGTATCCTATGACCCAGCATTTGCCTATGAAGTTGCTGTTATTATGCAAGATGGTGTTCGTCGTATGTATGGTCCAGATCAAGAAGATGTGTTCTACTATATTACTACATTGAACGAAACTTACGATCAACCGGCGATGCCAAAAGGTGCGGAAGAAGGTATTCGTAAAGGTATTTATAAATTTGAAACCGTGACTGGTCAAGGTAAAGGTAAAGTTCAATTACTTGGTTCTGGTTCGATTTTACGTCACGTACGTGAAGCGGCGAAAATTCTTGCGGATGAATATGGTATCACCTCTGATGTCTATAGTGTGACTTCATTTACTGAATTAGCACGCGAAGGAGCAGAAGTAGCGCGTTGGAATTTATTACATCCGACTGAAACACCAAAAGTGCCTTATATCGCTCAAGTGATGAATGATGCACCGGCAGTTGCTTCAACTGACTATATGAAACTTTTTGCAGAGCAAGTGCGTGCGTATGTACCTGCACAAGGTTATCATGTACTTGGTACTGACGGTTTTGGTCGTTCAGACAGCCGCGAAAATTTACGTGAACATTTTGAAGTAGATGAGCATTATGTTGTGGTTGCAGCGCTAGCAGAACTTGCACAGCAAGGTACTGTAGATAAAAAAGTTGTTGCTGAAGCAATCGCTAAATATGGCATTGATGCGGATAAAGTAAATCCATTACACGCTTAA
- the aceF gene encoding dihydrolipoyllysine-residue acetyltransferase component of pyruvate dehydrogenase complex, with product MAKEIQIPDIGGDEVTVTEVMVKAGDTIVAEQSVINVEGDKASMEVPAPEAGVIKEVLVKVGDKVTTGTPMFILESADAAPAPAAKEEKAPAPAPQATASAVVDVNVPDIGGDEVNVTEIMVKVGDRVEAEQSILNVEGDKASMEVPAPVAGVVKEILINVGDKVSTGTLVMKFEVAGSAPAAAAASQPAAQAQPAAAAQSAVQDVNVPDIGGDEVNVTEIMVSVGDTVTEEQSLITVEGDKASMEVPAPFAGVVKEILVKSGDKVSTGSLIMRFEVAGAAPAAQPAPAAAQSAAPAPTAAPAAASAPTNQADVTASAVFAHATPVVRRLAREFGVNLDKVKGTGRKGRILKEDVQAYVKAAIKAVESGTVAAAPAGQANGAGLGLLPWPKVDFSKFGAVEQVELGRIQKISGANLHRNWVMIPHVTQWDKADITELEKFRKEQNVLAEKQKLDVKITPLVFIMKAVAKALEAYPRFNSSLSEDAQSLILKKYINIGVAVDTPNGLVVPVFKDVNKKGIIELSRELAEISKKARAGKLTASDMQGGCFTISSLGGIGGTHFTPIVNAPEVAILGVSKSEMTPVWNGKDFTPRLMLPLSLSYDHRVIDGADGARFITFINGVLSDLRRLVM from the coding sequence ATGGCAAAAGAAATTCAAATCCCGGATATCGGTGGAGATGAAGTTACTGTTACGGAAGTAATGGTGAAAGCAGGTGATACGATCGTTGCTGAACAATCGGTAATTAACGTTGAAGGTGATAAAGCCTCCATGGAAGTTCCAGCTCCAGAAGCCGGTGTAATTAAAGAAGTTTTGGTTAAAGTTGGTGATAAAGTAACGACTGGCACACCAATGTTTATCTTAGAAAGCGCGGATGCTGCACCAGCACCAGCAGCGAAAGAAGAAAAAGCGCCAGCACCAGCTCCGCAAGCAACAGCCAGTGCGGTTGTTGATGTTAACGTTCCGGATATCGGTGGCGACGAAGTGAATGTGACCGAAATTATGGTCAAAGTTGGCGATCGTGTTGAAGCGGAACAATCTATTTTAAATGTGGAAGGTGATAAAGCCTCCATGGAAGTTCCTGCGCCTGTTGCCGGTGTGGTAAAAGAAATTTTAATCAATGTTGGTGATAAAGTTTCTACCGGAACCTTAGTGATGAAATTTGAAGTCGCAGGTTCAGCACCGGCTGCCGCAGCTGCCTCTCAACCTGCTGCGCAAGCACAACCAGCTGCAGCGGCACAAAGTGCGGTGCAAGATGTGAACGTTCCGGATATTGGTGGAGACGAAGTGAATGTAACTGAAATTATGGTAAGCGTAGGCGATACTGTAACGGAAGAACAATCACTTATCACCGTTGAGGGCGACAAAGCATCAATGGAAGTACCTGCACCATTTGCCGGTGTGGTGAAAGAAATTTTAGTAAAATCTGGTGATAAAGTATCAACAGGTTCATTGATTATGCGCTTTGAAGTGGCTGGCGCAGCTCCGGCAGCACAACCAGCCCCCGCTGCTGCTCAATCGGCCGCACCAGCACCAACTGCAGCTCCAGCGGCGGCTTCTGCTCCTACAAATCAAGCAGATGTTACCGCAAGTGCCGTATTTGCTCATGCAACACCGGTTGTACGTCGTTTAGCACGCGAATTTGGTGTTAATTTAGACAAAGTAAAAGGTACTGGACGCAAAGGTCGCATTCTAAAAGAAGACGTTCAGGCTTATGTGAAAGCAGCGATTAAAGCTGTTGAATCTGGAACAGTTGCAGCTGCGCCAGCAGGTCAAGCGAATGGCGCAGGCTTAGGTTTGTTACCATGGCCGAAAGTAGATTTCAGCAAATTTGGTGCAGTAGAGCAAGTTGAATTAGGTCGTATTCAAAAAATCTCTGGGGCAAACTTACACCGTAACTGGGTAATGATTCCTCATGTTACCCAATGGGATAAAGCCGATATCACCGAGTTAGAAAAATTCCGTAAAGAACAAAATGTGTTAGCGGAAAAACAAAAACTTGATGTGAAAATTACTCCGTTAGTGTTCATCATGAAAGCGGTAGCAAAAGCATTAGAAGCCTATCCTCGCTTCAACAGCTCGCTTTCAGAAGATGCACAAAGCCTGATTTTGAAAAAATATATCAATATTGGTGTTGCGGTGGATACGCCAAACGGTTTAGTGGTTCCTGTATTTAAAGATGTTAACAAAAAAGGCATCATTGAACTTTCTCGCGAATTAGCGGAAATTTCTAAGAAAGCGCGTGCAGGTAAACTAACTGCTTCCGATATGCAAGGTGGATGTTTCACTATTTCTAGCCTTGGTGGTATTGGCGGAACACACTTCACGCCAATCGTTAATGCACCGGAAGTGGCGATCTTAGGTGTATCTAAATCTGAAATGACTCCGGTATGGAACGGTAAAGATTTCACTCCTCGTTTAATGCTTCCATTGTCATTATCATACGATCACCGTGTGATTGATGGAGCGGATGGTGCGAGATTTATTACTTTCATTAATGGCGTATTAAGCGATCTTCGTCGTTTAGTGATGTAG
- the lpd gene encoding dihydrolipoyl dehydrogenase, producing MNKEIKTQVVVLGAGPAGYSAAFRCADLGLETVIVERYSTLGGVCLNVGCIPSKALLHVAKVIEEAKALAAHGIVFGEPSTDVDKIRGWKEKVINQLTGGLAGMAKMRKVQVVNGYGKFSGPNTIIVSGDDGETTIKFDNAIIAAGSRPIQLPFIPHEDPRIWDSTDALELKEVPANLLIMGGGIIGLEMGTVYHALGSNIDVVEMFDQVIPAADKDMVQIYTKRIEKKFNLLLETKVTAVEAKDDGIHVSMEGKKGTETRRYDAVLVAIGRVPNGKLIDAPVAGVEVDDRGFIRTDKQMRTNVPHIFAIGDIVGQPMLAHKGVHEGHVAAEVIAGKKHYFDPKVIPSIAYTEPEVAWVGKTEKECKAEGINYEVAKFPWAASGRAIASDCSDGMTKLIFDKDSHRIIGGAIVGTNGGELLGEIGLAIEMGCDAEDLALTIHAHPTLHESVGLAAEVFEGSVTDLPNPKAKKK from the coding sequence ATGAACAAAGAAATTAAAACACAGGTTGTTGTACTTGGTGCCGGTCCCGCTGGCTATTCAGCCGCATTTCGTTGCGCAGACCTTGGATTAGAGACTGTTATCGTAGAACGTTATTCAACCTTGGGTGGTGTGTGCTTAAACGTTGGTTGTATCCCTTCAAAAGCATTATTACACGTTGCTAAAGTGATTGAAGAAGCAAAAGCCTTGGCTGCACATGGTATCGTTTTTGGTGAACCAAGTACTGATGTAGATAAAATTCGCGGTTGGAAAGAGAAAGTAATTAACCAATTAACCGGCGGTTTAGCTGGTATGGCGAAAATGCGTAAAGTACAAGTAGTTAACGGTTACGGTAAATTCTCCGGTCCAAATACGATTATTGTTTCTGGCGATGATGGTGAAACGACAATCAAGTTTGACAATGCCATTATTGCAGCTGGTTCTCGTCCAATTCAACTTCCATTCATTCCACATGAAGATCCACGTATTTGGGATTCCACGGATGCCCTTGAGTTAAAAGAAGTGCCGGCTAATTTATTAATCATGGGCGGCGGTATTATTGGTCTTGAAATGGGAACGGTGTATCATGCGCTAGGTTCTAACATTGATGTGGTAGAAATGTTTGACCAAGTTATTCCAGCAGCGGATAAAGATATGGTACAAATTTATACCAAACGCATTGAGAAAAAATTCAATTTGCTACTCGAAACAAAAGTGACTGCAGTTGAAGCTAAAGATGATGGTATTCATGTTTCAATGGAAGGCAAAAAAGGTACTGAAACCCGTCGTTATGATGCTGTGTTAGTGGCTATCGGTCGTGTACCAAACGGTAAATTAATTGATGCACCGGTTGCAGGTGTGGAAGTGGATGATCGTGGTTTTATCCGTACAGATAAACAAATGCGTACCAATGTACCGCACATTTTTGCGATTGGTGATATTGTTGGACAACCGATGTTAGCACACAAAGGTGTACATGAGGGTCATGTCGCAGCTGAAGTGATTGCCGGTAAAAAACATTATTTCGATCCAAAAGTTATTCCATCTATTGCTTATACTGAACCAGAAGTAGCATGGGTTGGTAAAACTGAAAAAGAATGTAAAGCGGAAGGCATTAACTATGAAGTGGCTAAATTCCCATGGGCGGCTTCTGGTCGCGCTATCGCTTCAGATTGTTCTGATGGTATGACTAAATTAATCTTTGATAAAGATTCTCATCGTATTATCGGTGGTGCGATTGTTGGTACTAATGGTGGTGAATTGTTAGGTGAAATTGGTTTAGCCATTGAGATGGGTTGTGATGCGGAAGATTTAGCATTAACAATTCATGCACACCCAACATTGCATGAGTCTGTTGGTTTAGCGGCAGAGGTGTTTGAAGGTTCTGTAACTGACTTACCAAACCCAAAAGCGAAGAAAAAATAA
- the spr_1 gene encoding NLP/P60 family protein, which produces MLKKIFIISGLALLTACSNSEPANASLNAKNNKELTQLINGLKTNRPSQSSAVFDKQLAQVYREWVGTRYRLGGESKNGIDCSAFTQIALADAFGISLPRSTSEQRHVGKQIQKANLKPGDLIFFRSNRHVGIYIGNNKFMHASTSSGVTISSLNESYWSRTYTQSRRVI; this is translated from the coding sequence ATGTTAAAGAAGATTTTTATTATTTCAGGTTTGGCTTTATTGACCGCGTGTTCTAATTCAGAGCCGGCAAATGCGTCATTAAATGCTAAAAACAATAAAGAATTAACTCAGCTAATTAATGGGCTTAAAACGAATAGGCCATCACAATCTTCCGCTGTGTTTGATAAGCAATTAGCGCAAGTTTATCGTGAATGGGTTGGTACTCGCTATCGACTGGGAGGGGAAAGTAAGAATGGGATTGATTGTTCTGCATTCACTCAAATCGCACTAGCAGATGCTTTTGGAATTAGCTTACCTCGTTCGACTTCCGAACAACGTCATGTAGGAAAACAAATTCAAAAAGCAAATTTGAAACCAGGTGATTTAATCTTTTTCCGCTCTAACCGTCATGTTGGTATTTATATTGGTAATAATAAATTTATGCACGCCAGTACAAGTTCCGGTGTTACGATAAGTTCACTAAATGAAAGTTATTGGAGCCGGACCTATACGCAATCACGTCGCGTCATTTAA
- the impA gene encoding protein ImpA, with the protein MTFMNNTMENMAKMYSYHPMPFYQDTNPSKGNQKLDLNLHCIKRPQQTCFIQVTNPNLFTWGIEAGDILVVEKNDQLYHGDLVVLDINGQFQLYEVAFNEHEILFFSLDSKISSIKTAIQYDLPIVGTVTNTIHQIKPRNAMKLAA; encoded by the coding sequence ATGACTTTTATGAATAATACAATGGAAAATATGGCTAAAATGTATTCTTATCATCCTATGCCATTCTATCAAGATACTAATCCATCGAAAGGTAACCAAAAATTGGATCTCAATTTGCATTGCATCAAGCGTCCGCAACAAACTTGTTTTATCCAAGTCACCAACCCAAATTTGTTTACTTGGGGAATTGAAGCCGGCGATATTTTGGTAGTCGAAAAAAATGATCAGCTTTATCATGGTGATTTGGTTGTTTTAGATATAAACGGACAATTTCAGCTTTATGAAGTGGCGTTCAATGAACATGAGATCCTCTTTTTTTCCCTAGATAGCAAAATTTCCAGCATTAAAACTGCAATTCAATATGATCTCCCTATTGTTGGAACGGTAACCAATACCATCCATCAAATTAAGCCAAGGAATGCAATGAAACTTGCCGCTTAA
- the sstT gene encoding serine/threonine transporter SstT, with amino-acid sequence MNSSRFISLFFHGSLVKRISIGLVLGLLVALIAPSLQSALGFNLAEKVGFLGKVFVRSLRAVAPILVFLLVIAAIANKQIGTKSNMKSIVVLYLLGTFLAALTAVIASFAFPTTIALATQEGSLSPPSEVSEVLSTLVLNVVDNPLNALFNANFIGILAWAIGLGIVLRHSSETTKSVVNDFSEGVSKIVRFIINFAPIGVFGLVAETLADKGLGALLDYIQLLAVLLGAMLFTAFVINPALVFWKIRRNPYPLVWTCIRESGLTAFFTRSSAANIPVNMALAKRLNLDEETYSVSIPLGATINMAGAAITITVLTLAAVHTLGITVSLPTALLLSVVASVCACGASGVAGGSLLLIPLACSLFGISNDIAAQVIGVGFIIGVLQDSAETALNSSTDVVFTAAVCLSEENNA; translated from the coding sequence ATGAACTCATCTCGTTTTATCTCATTATTTTTTCATGGAAGCTTAGTTAAACGGATTTCTATCGGTCTTGTATTGGGGTTACTCGTGGCATTAATTGCACCGAGTTTACAATCTGCGCTCGGATTTAATCTTGCAGAAAAAGTTGGATTTTTAGGGAAGGTTTTTGTGCGTTCATTGCGTGCTGTTGCGCCAATCTTAGTTTTCTTATTGGTTATCGCGGCAATTGCGAATAAACAAATCGGTACTAAAAGCAATATGAAATCGATTGTTGTGCTTTATTTGTTGGGAACCTTCCTTGCGGCGTTAACCGCTGTTATTGCAAGTTTTGCTTTCCCAACAACTATTGCGTTGGCAACCCAAGAAGGTTCTTTATCTCCACCGAGCGAAGTTTCCGAGGTTCTTAGCACATTAGTGTTAAATGTGGTAGATAACCCATTGAATGCCTTATTTAACGCTAACTTTATCGGTATTTTAGCGTGGGCAATCGGTTTAGGTATTGTATTACGCCATTCTTCAGAAACCACAAAATCTGTGGTGAATGATTTCTCTGAAGGTGTGTCAAAAATTGTTCGTTTTATCATTAATTTTGCACCAATCGGGGTATTCGGTTTAGTTGCTGAAACCTTAGCAGATAAAGGGCTTGGTGCATTATTAGATTATATCCAATTATTGGCGGTATTACTTGGTGCGATGTTGTTTACTGCATTCGTGATCAATCCAGCACTAGTATTTTGGAAAATCCGCCGCAACCCGTATCCATTAGTCTGGACTTGTATCCGTGAAAGTGGTTTAACTGCGTTCTTTACGAGAAGTTCCGCGGCGAATATTCCGGTGAACATGGCGTTGGCAAAACGTTTAAATTTAGATGAAGAAACCTATTCTGTGTCTATTCCGTTAGGTGCGACTATCAACATGGCGGGCGCGGCGATTACTATTACCGTATTAACCTTAGCGGCAGTGCATACACTTGGCATCACTGTTTCTTTACCAACTGCATTACTATTAAGTGTTGTTGCTAGCGTTTGTGCGTGCGGGGCATCTGGTGTTGCCGGCGGTTCATTATTGTTAATTCCACTTGCTTGTAGCTTATTTGGTATTTCCAACGATATCGCGGCACAAGTAATCGGGGTTGGCTTTATTATCGGTGTGTTACAAGACTCAGCAGAAACCGCATTAAACTCATCTACTGACGTTGTCTTTACTGCGGCAGTCTGCTTGTCAGAAGAAAATAATGCTTAA
- the modF gene encoding molybdenum transport ATP-binding protein ModF, whose protein sequence is MIKIQDAYFQLSKNNRLYVPALTINTQDFWVIVGSNGSGKTALSLALQGELPLIDGTFINSFQKITALSFEKQQHILEQTFKDRNNDTVSPDDFGKTARETILNGSSNADLCEFYAAKLNISALLERPFIQLSTGESRKVLLCQALVSEPDLLIMDEPFEGLDKQSVQDWMDLLNQLQQKMALVLIVNRFSDLPPAADHLALLEQLELILQGSREQVEQQSIYQQLHYAENAVDVPLPQSAAPLIKLDKNQPLFELKDVCIQYGDKVVLDHLSWTVAPEQHWWIKGPNGAGKSTLLSILTGDHPQAYANHVYLFGRQRGSGETIWEIKQKIGYVSSQLHMDYRVNCSVIDVIISGFFDSIGVYQKTPDALRLKAMEWLARLNLSALAMRPFRSLSWGQQRLLLITRAMVKHPPVLILDEPLQGLDGLNRKLVKHFIDQLVKNSATQLLFVSHQDQDAPDCITHLFEFVTKNNGYYYVQSAV, encoded by the coding sequence ATGATAAAAATTCAAGATGCCTATTTTCAACTTAGCAAAAATAATCGTCTCTATGTTCCAGCGCTGACGATTAATACACAAGATTTTTGGGTCATTGTTGGCTCAAATGGCAGTGGAAAAACTGCCTTAAGCCTTGCCTTACAAGGTGAATTGCCATTAATTGATGGTACATTTATTAATTCTTTTCAAAAAATTACCGCACTTTCTTTTGAAAAACAACAACATATTTTAGAACAAACTTTTAAAGATCGTAACAACGATACGGTTAGTCCTGATGATTTTGGCAAAACTGCCCGTGAAACCATTTTAAATGGGAGCAGCAATGCCGATCTTTGCGAGTTTTATGCGGCAAAATTAAATATCAGTGCGTTGCTTGAGCGTCCATTTATTCAATTGTCCACTGGTGAAAGTCGCAAAGTATTATTATGCCAAGCCTTGGTGAGCGAGCCGGATTTATTGATCATGGATGAACCTTTTGAGGGATTGGATAAACAATCGGTGCAAGATTGGATGGATTTACTTAATCAATTGCAGCAAAAAATGGCGCTGGTATTGATTGTCAATCGTTTCTCCGATCTTCCGCCGGCGGCAGATCATTTGGCGTTATTGGAACAATTGGAATTAATTTTGCAAGGTTCTCGTGAACAGGTGGAACAACAAAGTATTTATCAGCAATTACATTATGCGGAAAATGCAGTAGATGTGCCATTGCCACAAAGTGCGGCGCCTTTGATAAAATTAGATAAAAATCAACCGCTCTTTGAATTAAAAGACGTCTGTATTCAATATGGCGACAAAGTGGTGTTGGATCATTTAAGCTGGACGGTGGCGCCAGAGCAACATTGGTGGATAAAAGGTCCTAATGGTGCCGGTAAATCCACATTGTTATCTATTCTCACCGGCGATCATCCACAAGCCTATGCTAACCATGTGTATTTATTCGGACGCCAGCGGGGAAGCGGTGAAACAATTTGGGAAATTAAGCAAAAAATTGGTTATGTCAGCAGCCAATTACACATGGATTATCGCGTGAATTGTTCGGTTATTGATGTCATTATTTCCGGCTTTTTTGACAGTATTGGCGTATATCAAAAAACGCCGGATGCTCTTCGTTTAAAAGCAATGGAATGGTTAGCTCGCCTTAATTTGAGCGCCCTTGCTATGCGACCTTTTCGCTCATTATCTTGGGGGCAACAACGTTTATTGTTGATTACGCGCGCGATGGTTAAACATCCACCAGTGTTAATTTTGGACGAACCGTTACAAGGATTGGACGGATTAAATCGTAAATTGGTGAAGCATTTTATTGATCAATTGGTAAAAAATAGTGCAACACAATTATTATTTGTTTCTCATCAAGATCAAGATGCTCCTGATTGCATTACGCATTTATTTGAATTTGTTACAAAAAATAACGGATATTATTATGTGCAAAGTGCGGTCTGA